One Bdellovibrio bacteriovorus str. Tiberius DNA segment encodes these proteins:
- the dnaN gene encoding DNA polymerase III subunit beta, producing the protein MKLEIDKRDLLSLIGKTQNIVEKRNTMPILINVLLEADQNTLKVFATDLEVSLTDQIKVQVHQAGKVAVSAKSLFDIAKELSEGPITLIKKENNWLEIKQGKYTSKIVGISAEEYPIFPTYNSQAFIKIHAQVLKEMIDKTIYSVSTDETRYHLNGVFFELNPQTGFKMVATDGHRMSLVNKPSEDIKVNATQGVIIPRKGLHEIKKILESIDGTVEIAVEGSQFVLKHSSTILMIRLIEGKYPNYQQFIPQKLPQKVMISRDAFLTSLKRVSLLANQKSKAVLLNLSNGRMEISSNNPELGDAKEEIEVDYMGGEIKIGFNAKYITDILTSMNQDKIDFELNDHLSPGLMRPHNDQTYTCVVMPMRI; encoded by the coding sequence ATGAAATTAGAGATTGATAAGCGAGATCTGTTAAGTCTTATCGGAAAAACACAGAACATTGTTGAGAAGCGCAACACCATGCCCATCCTCATCAACGTTTTGCTGGAAGCTGATCAGAACACTTTGAAAGTTTTTGCAACCGATCTGGAAGTAAGCCTTACCGATCAGATCAAAGTTCAAGTTCACCAGGCTGGTAAAGTGGCCGTCAGTGCAAAAAGTCTTTTCGACATTGCCAAGGAACTTTCTGAAGGTCCGATCACTTTGATCAAAAAAGAAAACAACTGGCTTGAAATCAAACAAGGCAAGTACACTTCCAAAATCGTTGGTATCTCTGCTGAAGAATATCCGATCTTCCCTACTTACAATTCTCAAGCCTTCATCAAAATTCACGCTCAGGTGCTGAAAGAGATGATTGATAAAACGATTTACTCTGTTTCCACAGACGAGACTCGTTACCACCTGAACGGTGTGTTTTTTGAATTGAATCCGCAGACAGGTTTCAAAATGGTTGCGACCGATGGTCACCGTATGAGCCTGGTAAACAAACCTTCCGAGGACATCAAGGTTAACGCCACTCAAGGTGTGATCATTCCGCGCAAAGGTTTGCACGAAATCAAAAAAATTCTTGAAAGCATCGACGGCACCGTGGAAATAGCTGTGGAAGGCTCCCAATTCGTATTGAAACATTCATCAACAATTCTGATGATTCGTTTGATCGAAGGAAAGTACCCGAATTATCAACAGTTTATTCCACAGAAGCTTCCGCAAAAAGTGATGATCAGCCGAGATGCATTCCTGACTTCACTAAAGCGTGTGTCTTTGTTGGCGAATCAGAAATCCAAGGCGGTGTTGTTGAATCTTTCCAACGGCCGTATGGAGATTTCCTCGAACAATCCGGAACTGGGTGATGCGAAGGAAGAGATCGAAGTGGATTACATGGGCGGCGAAATCAAAATCGGTTTCAATGCAAAGTACATCACCGACATTCTGACCAGTATGAACCAGGACAAAATTGATTTCGAACTGAATGATCATCTTTCACCAGGATTGATGAGACCTCACAACGACCAGACTTACACCTGCGTTGTGATGCCAATGAGAATCTAA
- the recF gene encoding DNA replication/repair protein RecF (All proteins in this family for which functions are known are DNA-binding proteins that assist the filamentation of RecA onto DNA for the initiation of recombination or recombinational repair.), whose translation MIFEKLRLVNFRNYRDVVLSFSPRVNVFLGENGQGKTNLLEAMYMISQGDSFRYSDNSTLINSNTSESVIQALITQNDLHYKLKLGLSKSRKVLTLNDKRVNSADIRKIFASVVFSPESLSSIKEGADHRRELVDELLVTFDRKNAHLIADYRKALKTRNKILKNFLEGLQDKVVTENLLESLNPQFVRLATDLTHARITALQGLSKDFNNAMQYISGNSTVDISVEYLVSDQNAVSFTREEVENAITKRLRELHDAELSSGTSLVGPHKHDIVFLYGQKDSRFFCSQGQQRAIILSFKMAQIVYHRKAHGTYPVLMLDDVLSELDKAKRDALITFLHEINTQIFVTTTDFTLPDSFSLDQLSVVRIKDGQILE comes from the coding sequence ATGATTTTCGAAAAACTGCGTCTGGTTAATTTCCGAAATTATCGGGACGTGGTTTTGTCCTTCTCTCCGCGAGTGAATGTTTTCCTCGGAGAGAACGGACAGGGTAAAACTAATCTCCTTGAGGCGATGTACATGATCTCTCAAGGGGACTCCTTCCGCTACTCTGACAACTCCACCCTGATCAACTCGAACACATCTGAGTCGGTTATCCAGGCGCTGATTACTCAGAACGATCTTCATTACAAACTGAAGTTAGGTCTTTCAAAAAGCCGCAAGGTTTTAACTTTGAACGACAAGCGTGTGAATTCGGCCGACATCCGAAAAATTTTTGCCAGTGTTGTGTTCAGTCCAGAAAGTCTTTCTTCGATCAAAGAAGGGGCTGACCACCGCCGTGAACTGGTGGATGAGCTGCTGGTGACTTTTGACCGGAAAAACGCCCATTTGATTGCCGATTACCGAAAAGCGCTTAAAACGCGCAACAAGATCCTGAAGAACTTTTTGGAGGGTTTGCAGGACAAAGTGGTCACCGAGAACCTTTTGGAGTCTCTAAACCCCCAATTTGTGCGTTTAGCGACCGATTTGACCCATGCCCGCATCACGGCATTGCAGGGACTTTCCAAAGACTTCAATAATGCCATGCAGTATATTTCTGGCAATTCCACTGTGGATATCTCGGTGGAATACCTTGTTTCTGATCAAAACGCGGTGAGTTTCACACGTGAAGAAGTCGAAAATGCAATCACAAAACGACTTCGTGAACTGCATGATGCGGAGCTCTCAAGCGGGACAAGTTTGGTGGGTCCTCATAAGCACGATATTGTGTTCCTATATGGGCAAAAAGACTCACGATTTTTCTGTAGCCAGGGGCAGCAGAGAGCGATCATTCTTTCTTTCAAAATGGCCCAAATTGTGTATCATAGGAAGGCTCACGGGACCTATCCTGTGCTGATGTTGGACGACGTACTTTCCGAGCTTGATAAAGCCAAAAGAGATGCACTGATTACGTTCTTACACGAGATCAATACGCAGATTTTTGTGACAACCACGGATTTCACATTGCCCGATTCTTTCAGCCTCGATCAGCTTTCCGTTGTGCGCATCAAGGATGGCCAAATTCTTGAGTAG